Below is a window of Thermocrinis sp. DNA.
AGCAAAAGAAGGTTTAACATAAAGAATTACTTAAGGCTTTACCACATTGTCAAAGAGGGAAACTACGATGTTTTGATAGCCAACTCTTCTTGGTCTTTAAATTACGTAATTGCCATACTGCCGTTTTTGAAGAAGAAACCTAAGATAATAGCCCTTAGAAGGTCTGGCTTTACTCCTTCCTTTTTCTCGAAGCATCTTAAGTATAGGTTTGTGGATAAGATAGTTGTAGTTTCCAAAAGGGTAGCAGAGCATCTTATAAACATTGACTTTTTTCCAAAGAAGATCGTGGTTATAGAGTCGGGAATTGACCTTTCAAGGTTCAAACCTTCGGAGGAGCTGAGGGAAGAATACAGAAAAAAGCTTGGCTTGGGGAAAGAACATAAAGTTTTTGTAAATGTTGCCAATTGGCAACCTTGGAGGAAGGGACAAGATGTGCTTTTGGAAGTTTTTTCACAGATAGTTAAAAAATACAGAAACGTAAGGCTAATATTGGCTGGAAAGGATACAGATTCGGAGCAAGCGCTGGAAACTATAAAAGGGTTCAACCTTGAGGATTTTGTAATACCTCTCGGTTA
It encodes the following:
- a CDS encoding glycosyltransferase family 4 protein; its protein translation is MKILEVIDSLGWCGTKEQTYLNTLHLSKHFEVHLALAFGHKEMIERLRGKVELKFYEVDNGSKRRFNIKNYLRLYHIVKEGNYDVLIANSSWSLNYVIAILPFLKKKPKIIALRRSGFTPSFFSKHLKYRFVDKIVVVSKRVAEHLINIDFFPKKIVVIESGIDLSRFKPSEELREEYRKKLGLGKEHKVFVNVANWQPWRKGQDVLLEVFSQIVKKYRNVRLILAGKDTDSEQALETIKGFNLEDFVIPLGYREDVEKILQAGDYFILTSRSEGIAGSVLQAMACGKVVLSTLAGGIGEYLIDGFNGFSAKVDNKEEIAQKLERMINISKEEYSRLSENAINTAKNYSIETNIKKWVDLISSISD